The following coding sequences lie in one Oligoflexus sp. genomic window:
- a CDS encoding acyl carrier protein produces the protein MEQQEIYSNVVRIISKHAKNEEALKTLSPETHIINDLQVNSARLVDIVLDFEDTFDLEISDDDADKINTIGDAVKLVKDLLH, from the coding sequence ATGGAACAACAGGAAATTTACTCGAACGTCGTCCGCATTATCTCGAAGCATGCGAAGAACGAAGAAGCCCTCAAGACTCTGAGCCCAGAAACCCACATCATCAACGACCTGCAGGTGAACTCTGCGCGTCTGGTTGATATCGTTCTCGATTTCGAAGACACCTTCGATCTTGAAATCAGCGACGATGATGCCGATAAGATCAACACCATCGGCGATGCGGTCAAACTCGTAAAAGACCTGCTGCACTGA
- a CDS encoding 4'-phosphopantetheinyl transferase superfamily protein encodes MRLGNDIVDRKATAGHNPRFTDRILNPLEKSRRQSWSLDESFIWFYWAAKEAAYKAIRQSRDIPFHHREFIVSDDMTRIVWKDEAFQLQLIEDADAIFALATDGQTCQCRSQRAAFPEEPTPALQSEKARALLLDLAATHLSLPRSELSFQAENRIPKLIHQGKPLPHAMSLTHHGRYVAASLAIP; translated from the coding sequence TTGCGGCTCGGCAATGACATCGTCGATCGCAAAGCCACAGCCGGTCACAACCCGCGTTTCACCGATCGCATTCTCAATCCGCTGGAAAAATCGAGGCGTCAGTCCTGGTCCCTGGATGAATCCTTCATCTGGTTTTACTGGGCCGCGAAGGAAGCCGCTTATAAGGCCATTCGTCAGTCCCGTGACATTCCCTTTCATCATCGTGAATTCATCGTATCGGACGACATGACGAGGATAGTCTGGAAGGACGAAGCCTTTCAGCTTCAGCTCATCGAAGACGCCGATGCGATCTTCGCCCTGGCCACCGATGGCCAGACGTGCCAGTGTCGTTCGCAGAGGGCTGCTTTTCCCGAGGAACCGACGCCCGCGCTTCAAAGTGAAAAGGCCCGCGCGCTTCTTTTGGATCTGGCGGCCACGCATCTTTCCCTGCCGCGTTCTGAGCTATCCTTTCAGGCTGAAAACCGTATTCCCAAATTGATTCATCAGGGAAAGCCCCTGCCCCACGCCATGAGTCTCACGCATCACGGTCGTTACGTCGCAGCTTCCCTGGCCATCCCATAA
- a CDS encoding PhoH family protein — MKKVFILDTNVLLSNPLSIFKFDDNDVVIPISVIEEIDTFKKDQSDIGRNAREVSRILDRLRMKGTLSSGIKLFDNREDSGQLYVYLGHNMDILPELLASSTDNHILAIGLTLQKQFGDTRKVLIITKDTNLRIKSDAFGLAAEDFAADKVDISHLYTGFITVTVKPDVINDFYTNREIRLPDEELFPNQFVLFEDENDKTSVVFGIYDALEDVIKMIEPRNEGVWGIYSRNMEQAMALECLLNDRIRLVTISGEAGTGKTLMAIAAGLVKTTDEDQYQKLLVSRPIFPLGRDIGYLPGDIDEKLNPWMQPIYDNLDLLLGGSPGSRQKRFNKSYQELINQGMLAVEPLTYIRGRSLPAQYFIVDESQNLTPHEIKTILTRAGEGTKIVLTGDPYQIDNPYLDSQNNGLTYVIERFRKEEIAAHITLQKGERSELASKAARLL, encoded by the coding sequence ATGAAGAAAGTCTTCATACTGGATACAAACGTTCTATTGAGCAATCCCCTCAGCATTTTTAAATTTGACGATAACGACGTAGTTATCCCCATTTCCGTCATCGAGGAGATTGATACCTTCAAGAAGGATCAGAGCGATATAGGCCGCAATGCCCGTGAAGTATCCCGTATCTTGGACCGTTTGAGAATGAAGGGCACTCTTTCGTCCGGCATCAAACTCTTCGACAACCGCGAAGACTCCGGACAGCTGTACGTGTACCTTGGTCACAACATGGACATCCTGCCCGAACTCCTGGCCAGCAGCACCGACAACCATATCCTGGCCATCGGACTCACGCTGCAGAAGCAGTTCGGGGATACGCGCAAGGTTCTGATCATCACCAAGGATACCAACCTGCGTATCAAGTCGGATGCCTTCGGCCTCGCAGCGGAAGACTTTGCCGCCGATAAGGTGGATATCTCCCACCTTTACACGGGTTTCATCACCGTAACGGTTAAGCCGGACGTGATCAACGATTTCTATACGAATCGCGAAATCCGCCTGCCCGATGAGGAGCTTTTTCCCAACCAGTTCGTCCTTTTCGAGGACGAGAATGATAAGACTTCGGTCGTATTTGGTATCTATGATGCGCTTGAAGACGTGATCAAGATGATCGAGCCCCGCAACGAAGGTGTGTGGGGGATTTATTCAAGGAACATGGAACAGGCCATGGCCTTGGAGTGTCTTCTGAACGATAGAATCAGGCTGGTGACCATCAGTGGGGAGGCCGGCACAGGCAAAACCTTGATGGCCATCGCCGCCGGCCTTGTGAAAACCACGGACGAAGACCAGTATCAGAAATTGCTGGTGTCGCGTCCGATTTTTCCCCTGGGTCGCGATATCGGTTATCTGCCGGGTGACATTGATGAGAAACTCAATCCCTGGATGCAGCCGATCTATGACAATCTTGACCTCCTGCTCGGCGGTTCGCCCGGATCACGGCAGAAGCGCTTCAACAAGAGTTATCAGGAGCTGATCAATCAGGGCATGCTGGCGGTTGAACCTCTGACCTATATCCGCGGCCGGTCTTTGCCTGCGCAGTATTTCATCGTCGATGAATCGCAGAACCTGACGCCGCACGAGATTAAGACCATCCTGACTCGCGCCGGTGAAGGCACCAAGATCGTCCTGACGGGCGATCCCTATCAGATCGATAACCCCTATCTCGATTCGCAGAACAACGGTCTGACCTATGTGATCGAACGTTTCCGCAAGGAAGAGATCGCGGCTCATATCACCCTGCAGAAGGGTGAGCGGAGCGAACTGGCTTCGAAAGCGGCGAGACTTCTCTGA
- a CDS encoding UvrD-helicase domain-containing protein: MSSHELTDEEESLIREEEEIFRDVIEAIYEARRKRQASHEHLAQRLEDLREEASKAKTADLPALFDQMNTQRALMERQPKNTLPDIQSPYFAHMGLEENGKRREVLLGHLTFLESRKLPIIDWKHAPISRIFFNYREGEEYEEELPGRVAYGKVVKRRVVTIARGQLWRIHAFGKSYRKKDDGSWVRDSAGFIPNLAGGSGSASRTLQSGLGLTNTPGPDVSALLDPEQFRLLTADVEDPLLILGGAGCGKTTVALHRIAFLHHQDPKTYPQNKILVVVPEEGLVRLSRKLLDSLGLASVEVRTFDAWVEVQARRMLRSLPARVSDYTSSNVSRLKRHPALLKIFPEIVRRQLEEIIKQLDRHIPGSQHLHGLLRDRTDLTMLDRLNQAEAQLIKEAEANAGHTAPMQLQNIKKFFDDRRKRYMNTVGDRADLYTNYELLQLAASHANGQITDGMIKDTMSHVMEQLGQNAEQQYSGYASDVLETVDGRSLIDDEKEQSIADTIDVEDFAVLLELHYFKSGKDVSRHGRLKTYAHMVIDEAQDLASVELKVLGRALEEGAAISIAGDAAQQIDPTHSFASWEHVLDELGLPRVHANHLQTTYRSPEPIAAFAHAILGPLAPAKRPQAIRDGLPVARTLFPDEGQMAVFLSDTLTNLMLNEPLASIAIITKSWEYALSLYKLLEDIPKVRLVEGGEFEFRPGIDITPASEVKGLEFDYVIVPDANINIYLDKPEDRRLLHVAATRAIHQLWVISVGRESLILPTLSD; encoded by the coding sequence ATGAGCAGCCACGAATTAACGGACGAAGAAGAGAGCCTGATCCGCGAAGAGGAAGAGATTTTCCGCGACGTGATCGAGGCCATCTATGAAGCCCGCCGCAAGCGGCAGGCCAGCCATGAACATCTGGCCCAAAGGCTGGAGGACCTGCGCGAAGAGGCGTCCAAGGCCAAGACCGCTGACCTTCCGGCGCTCTTCGATCAGATGAACACCCAAAGGGCGCTGATGGAACGTCAGCCGAAAAACACCCTGCCGGATATACAATCGCCCTATTTTGCGCATATGGGACTCGAGGAAAATGGCAAGCGCCGGGAAGTGCTGCTCGGCCATTTGACCTTTCTGGAAAGCCGCAAGCTGCCCATCATCGACTGGAAGCACGCTCCGATCTCGCGCATCTTCTTCAACTACCGCGAGGGCGAGGAATACGAAGAGGAACTGCCGGGCCGGGTCGCCTACGGAAAAGTCGTGAAGCGCCGCGTGGTCACGATTGCTCGCGGCCAGCTCTGGCGCATTCATGCCTTCGGCAAAAGCTATCGGAAAAAAGATGATGGCAGCTGGGTCCGCGATTCCGCTGGCTTCATTCCCAATCTTGCCGGGGGCTCCGGTTCCGCAAGTCGCACACTGCAATCGGGCCTTGGTCTGACCAATACGCCTGGGCCTGATGTATCGGCGCTGCTGGATCCGGAACAGTTCCGACTTTTGACCGCGGATGTGGAGGATCCTCTTCTGATCCTCGGCGGCGCTGGCTGCGGAAAAACCACCGTGGCTCTGCATCGCATTGCGTTCCTGCATCATCAGGATCCCAAGACCTATCCCCAAAATAAAATACTCGTGGTCGTGCCCGAGGAAGGCCTTGTGCGCCTTTCGCGAAAACTCCTCGACAGCCTGGGGCTCGCCTCGGTGGAAGTGCGGACCTTTGATGCCTGGGTTGAAGTGCAGGCCCGTCGCATGCTGCGTTCTTTGCCGGCTCGCGTTTCCGACTACACGTCATCCAATGTCAGCCGCTTGAAAAGGCATCCCGCTCTTCTGAAGATCTTCCCCGAAATCGTACGGCGGCAGTTGGAAGAGATCATCAAGCAGCTCGATCGTCATATTCCAGGTTCGCAGCATCTCCACGGACTTTTGCGGGATCGCACGGACCTCACCATGCTCGATCGCCTGAATCAGGCGGAAGCCCAGCTGATCAAAGAAGCGGAAGCCAACGCCGGCCATACCGCGCCGATGCAGCTGCAGAACATCAAAAAATTCTTTGATGATCGCAGAAAGCGTTACATGAACACCGTGGGCGATCGCGCGGATCTTTATACAAACTATGAACTACTCCAGCTGGCCGCCTCGCATGCGAACGGTCAGATCACAGACGGCATGATCAAAGACACCATGAGTCACGTCATGGAGCAGCTGGGACAGAATGCCGAGCAGCAGTACAGCGGCTATGCCTCCGATGTCTTGGAAACCGTCGATGGCCGCTCCTTGATTGATGATGAAAAAGAGCAGTCGATAGCCGACACGATTGATGTCGAGGACTTTGCCGTTCTCCTTGAACTCCATTACTTCAAAAGCGGCAAGGACGTGTCCCGGCACGGCCGCCTGAAAACCTATGCGCATATGGTGATCGACGAGGCGCAGGATCTGGCTTCCGTGGAACTGAAGGTCCTCGGTCGCGCGCTCGAAGAAGGGGCGGCGATTTCCATCGCCGGGGATGCCGCCCAGCAGATTGATCCCACGCACAGCTTCGCATCCTGGGAACATGTCCTCGATGAACTCGGCCTGCCGCGCGTTCATGCGAATCACCTGCAGACGACCTACCGTTCCCCGGAACCGATCGCGGCCTTTGCGCATGCGATACTCGGGCCTTTGGCTCCCGCGAAAAGACCCCAGGCCATCCGCGATGGATTGCCAGTGGCCAGGACGCTCTTCCCCGATGAAGGCCAGATGGCTGTATTCCTGAGCGATACGCTCACGAACCTGATGCTGAATGAGCCCCTGGCCTCGATCGCGATCATCACCAAATCCTGGGAATACGCGCTGTCGCTCTATAAGCTTTTGGAAGATATTCCGAAGGTGAGACTGGTGGAGGGCGGCGAATTTGAATTCCGTCCGGGCATCGACATCACGCCGGCGTCGGAAGTCAAAGGCCTGGAATTCGATTACGTGATCGTACCGGACGCCAACATCAACATCTATCTGGACAAGCCCGAGGATAGACGCCTTTTGCATGTGGCAGCGACCCGAGCGATTCACCAGCTTTGGGTGATCTCCGTGGGCCGTGAATCGCTGATACTGCCAACGCTGTCCGATTAA
- a CDS encoding beta-ketoacyl-[acyl-carrier-protein] synthase family protein, producing MHKQRRVVVTGLGVVAPNAKNCAEFVEALRATRSGLRFIPRLQELGFACQVGGIPQGMKEVAETLFSEDLRFAMNEYITYAAIASLEAFADAGLKPVPANADKAMEDTGAIIGTGIGGLDTFSDKVYPNVAAHKIKRLGSSVVEQIMASGASARVGGLLGLGGEVTSNSSACNTGTEAIVMGVRSIQWGLADRMVVGGAEGSDPHIWSGFDSMRVLNRGHNHDPEAASRPLSASAGGFIPGSGAGILVIEELETALRRGAKIYAEIIGTAANSGGMRAGGSMTAPSAPGVQVCIRKALMQAEISPDSIDYINGHLTATMADPMEVRNWSEALELGPDRFPRINSTKSMIGHALGGAGAIESVATLLQMNHGFVHGSRNCEDFHPEVQAFENCVPKQSLDMPISIAAKASFGFGDVNSCIIFKKWSQ from the coding sequence ATGCATAAGCAGAGACGAGTGGTGGTCACAGGCCTTGGCGTCGTGGCCCCCAACGCGAAAAATTGCGCGGAATTTGTGGAAGCCTTGCGTGCGACGCGCTCGGGTTTGCGATTCATTCCCCGCCTGCAGGAACTTGGATTCGCCTGCCAGGTCGGTGGCATTCCCCAGGGCATGAAGGAAGTTGCCGAGACGCTCTTCTCGGAAGATCTTCGCTTCGCTATGAACGAGTACATCACCTATGCTGCGATCGCTTCTTTGGAAGCCTTTGCGGATGCGGGCCTCAAACCCGTGCCGGCGAACGCGGACAAAGCGATGGAAGATACCGGCGCCATCATCGGCACCGGCATCGGTGGACTCGATACCTTCTCGGATAAAGTTTACCCCAACGTCGCTGCGCACAAGATCAAACGCCTCGGCTCGTCCGTGGTGGAACAGATCATGGCCAGCGGTGCCTCGGCGCGGGTCGGCGGTTTGCTCGGTTTGGGTGGTGAGGTGACGAGCAATAGCTCCGCCTGCAACACCGGAACCGAAGCCATTGTGATGGGCGTACGCTCCATTCAATGGGGTCTGGCCGATCGCATGGTGGTCGGGGGTGCGGAAGGATCAGACCCGCATATCTGGTCCGGTTTTGATTCCATGCGCGTACTCAATCGTGGTCATAACCACGATCCGGAAGCTGCCTCACGCCCATTGAGCGCAAGCGCCGGTGGATTTATTCCTGGCAGTGGTGCCGGGATCCTGGTGATTGAAGAATTGGAAACCGCGCTGAGACGTGGTGCTAAGATCTATGCAGAAATTATCGGAACAGCTGCGAACTCCGGCGGGATGCGTGCAGGCGGCAGCATGACCGCGCCAAGCGCTCCGGGAGTCCAGGTATGTATACGAAAAGCCTTGATGCAAGCTGAGATTTCTCCTGATAGTATCGACTACATCAATGGTCATCTCACTGCGACAATGGCTGACCCCATGGAGGTTAGGAATTGGTCTGAAGCATTGGAACTCGGTCCTGATCGATTCCCACGGATCAATTCCACGAAGTCCATGATCGGACATGCTCTTGGTGGGGCGGGTGCAATCGAATCGGTTGCCACTCTCTTGCAGATGAACCACGGATTTGTGCATGGGTCACGCAACTGCGAAGACTTCCATCCAGAAGTCCAGGCATTTGAAAACTGTGTGCCCAAACAGTCTCTTGACATGCCGATCTCCATCGCGGCCAAAGCCAGTTTTGGATTCGGGGATGTAAATAGCTGTATCATTTTCAAAAAATGGAGTCAGTGA
- a CDS encoding ribose-phosphate diphosphokinase, whose amino-acid sequence MPQKNNTAVIIGSACPSLGQSICKHLGIEPTRSEVLTFSEGNTFVRALESVRGKDCYIIQGVCYPVDKNFMELMFWVDALKLASASKVTAVIPFFSYAKGDKKDEPRVSIRARVCADALEAAGIDRVLAMDLHSPQIQGFFRKPVDHLNARGVLADYFRKLDLKDWVVASADVGYGKNAFKFGQELGCPVVIGNKIRKDHSESAQVWNIVGDVKDKNMLIVDDIIFTGGSLIAMAQAARAQGAKKIVAAVTHGVLTAGAMSKVDASIIDELVITDSVEYRFEKLSPKVKIVSVAPLFAEAIRHIHDNESVSELFPN is encoded by the coding sequence ATGCCGCAAAAAAATAATACAGCCGTCATCATTGGCAGCGCTTGTCCAAGTCTCGGCCAAAGCATCTGTAAACATCTTGGGATCGAACCCACGCGATCGGAAGTGCTGACCTTCAGCGAAGGGAATACCTTCGTACGGGCGCTCGAAAGCGTGCGGGGCAAGGACTGCTATATTATTCAGGGCGTATGCTATCCCGTTGATAAAAACTTCATGGAACTCATGTTCTGGGTCGATGCTCTGAAACTGGCTTCGGCATCCAAGGTTACCGCTGTGATTCCCTTCTTTTCCTATGCGAAAGGCGATAAGAAGGACGAGCCGCGCGTTTCGATTCGCGCACGCGTTTGCGCGGACGCATTGGAGGCCGCCGGCATCGACCGCGTGCTCGCCATGGATTTGCACAGCCCACAGATCCAGGGATTTTTCCGCAAACCTGTCGACCACCTGAATGCCCGTGGCGTGCTCGCCGATTATTTCCGCAAACTCGATCTGAAGGACTGGGTCGTGGCCTCGGCCGATGTCGGTTACGGCAAGAATGCTTTCAAGTTTGGCCAGGAACTGGGTTGCCCGGTCGTGATCGGCAACAAGATTCGCAAGGATCACAGCGAAAGCGCTCAGGTGTGGAACATCGTCGGTGATGTCAAAGACAAGAATATGCTGATCGTCGATGACATCATCTTCACAGGCGGCTCTCTGATCGCGATGGCTCAGGCCGCGCGGGCGCAAGGCGCGAAAAAAATCGTCGCGGCCGTCACCCATGGGGTTTTGACCGCAGGGGCCATGAGCAAGGTGGATGCGAGTATCATTGATGAGCTGGTCATTACTGATAGTGTGGAGTATCGCTTCGAAAAGCTCAGCCCGAAAGTCAAGATCGTGTCGGTTGCACCCCTTTTCGCAGAAGCGATTCGACATATCCATGATAATGAATCCGTCAGTGAGCTCTTCCCGAACTAG
- the infC gene encoding translation initiation factor IF-3, translating into MKVLERSDLRTMKEVRLVGEGRNDIVTASEALRIAEEEGLDLVLVSTPEVVPPVVRIEDFKKLQYEKKKKQKANRQTSDLKEIQLKANISDHDLQTKVNNIDRFLERGDKVKIVVRLKGRERDNPQRAHDLIDKVIGTVTIACKSNKIPGPIATAILEPAK; encoded by the coding sequence TTGAAAGTACTAGAGCGTTCTGATCTGAGGACCATGAAAGAGGTTCGGCTTGTAGGCGAAGGTCGCAATGACATTGTCACCGCAAGTGAAGCGTTGCGTATCGCGGAAGAAGAGGGACTTGACCTCGTCCTGGTGAGCACGCCGGAAGTTGTTCCGCCTGTTGTCCGGATCGAAGACTTCAAAAAGCTGCAGTACGAGAAAAAGAAGAAACAAAAAGCCAATCGGCAGACCTCCGATCTGAAAGAGATTCAGCTGAAGGCGAATATCTCGGATCACGATCTGCAGACCAAGGTGAATAATATTGATCGCTTCCTGGAACGCGGAGACAAGGTGAAAATCGTGGTCCGCCTTAAGGGTCGCGAACGCGATAACCCCCAGCGCGCCCATGACCTGATTGACAAGGTGATCGGCACGGTCACGATCGCCTGCAAATCCAACAAGATTCCGGGCCCCATCGCGACAGCTATCCTGGAACCTGCAAAATAA
- a CDS encoding FabA/FabZ family ACP-dehydratase, with amino-acid sequence MSSYQDLPLEEKFSRILSLVPQREPFRFVDRIIEVDEQRIVGQYTFREDEWFYRGHFPGNPVTPGVVLVECMAQIGLVAFAMHLKLSAGLDPSEYVTLFQESQVEFLKTVLPGDTVTVKAEQVYWRRGKLKAKIDLYLPGEVLAASGTMAGMGVKSNNA; translated from the coding sequence ATGAGTTCTTATCAAGATCTTCCGCTGGAAGAAAAGTTTTCGCGGATCCTGTCGCTGGTTCCTCAGCGCGAGCCCTTTCGCTTCGTCGATCGCATCATTGAAGTCGACGAGCAGAGGATCGTGGGCCAGTACACCTTCCGTGAAGATGAATGGTTCTATCGCGGCCACTTTCCAGGGAATCCCGTGACACCCGGTGTGGTGCTGGTCGAATGCATGGCTCAGATCGGGCTCGTGGCATTCGCTATGCATCTGAAACTGAGCGCGGGTTTGGATCCTTCGGAATACGTGACCCTGTTTCAAGAAAGCCAAGTGGAATTTTTGAAGACAGTGCTGCCAGGCGATACGGTGACCGTGAAGGCGGAACAGGTCTATTGGCGACGCGGCAAGCTGAAAGCCAAAATCGATCTTTATCTTCCTGGCGAAGTTCTGGCCGCATCCGGTACGATGGCCGGCATGGGAGTGAAGAGTAACAATGCATAA
- a CDS encoding SDR family oxidoreductase, producing MQGNVLSNNWALILGGSSGMGLATAKKLAQNGYNLFVVHRDRRGSMKTVDAAFDEIRAMGVKLEAYNMDALSNEGRQAILNNIADTLHDGKIRVLLHSIALGNLKLAAPKSDPSLPYDDSNLLNEEDVSQTIYNMGTSLLFWVQDIHKRGMFAPDSRVFGLTSEGNQVAWLGYAAVSAAKCALESMARTIAKEFAPHGIRCNILQPGITDTPALRLIPGSESMKEHAIKRNPLGRMTTPEDVAGVVYLLSRDEASFINGALIRVDGGESISG from the coding sequence GTGCAAGGTAACGTATTGTCTAATAACTGGGCTCTCATTCTAGGGGGCTCCAGCGGTATGGGTTTGGCCACGGCCAAGAAACTCGCTCAAAACGGCTACAATCTGTTTGTCGTTCATCGCGACCGTCGCGGTTCCATGAAAACCGTCGATGCCGCCTTTGATGAAATTCGCGCCATGGGCGTGAAACTCGAAGCGTACAACATGGACGCTCTGAGCAACGAAGGCCGTCAGGCGATTCTGAACAACATCGCGGACACGCTTCACGATGGCAAAATCCGCGTTCTGCTGCACTCCATCGCTCTTGGCAACCTCAAGCTCGCTGCGCCCAAGTCGGATCCGAGCCTACCCTATGACGACAGCAACCTTCTGAACGAAGAGGACGTCTCCCAAACTATTTATAATATGGGAACGAGTCTGCTCTTCTGGGTCCAGGACATTCATAAGCGCGGCATGTTCGCCCCTGATTCGCGCGTGTTTGGTCTGACCTCGGAAGGCAACCAGGTCGCCTGGCTTGGCTACGCTGCCGTGTCGGCCGCGAAGTGCGCGCTGGAATCCATGGCCCGTACCATTGCCAAGGAATTCGCCCCGCACGGCATCCGCTGCAACATCCTGCAGCCCGGCATTACCGATACGCCTGCTCTCCGCCTGATTCCAGGCAGTGAAAGCATGAAAGAACATGCGATCAAGCGCAACCCGCTCGGCCGCATGACGACGCCGGAAGACGTGGCCGGCGTGGTTTATCTTCTCAGTCGCGACGAAGCCTCTTTCATCAACGGCGCCTTGATTCGCGTTGATGGCGGCGAAAGCATCAGCGGCTAA
- a CDS encoding 1-acyl-sn-glycerol-3-phosphate acyltransferase — protein MELAARHRISLRVQKFWGWINLFWFGPLFLFLLRFVGGYRCLNREAVREKLEGILKDHPNRPVLLCANHMTMIDSMLITRFLFPFPTLFTHFERFPWNIPELQNFGVNPLTRLMCYLGKCVYVERSGSVESRKLSWSKVTWLNHQGDFICVFPEGGRTRIGRVDRDAAVYGVGQLIQDNPRTLVVCVYLRGKGQDNYSFFPRYGEEFFLDVEVCDCKVIPGRRGQKEITMQMFDSLENLEKNYFAARQ, from the coding sequence GTGGAACTCGCAGCCAGACATCGCATATCCCTTCGCGTCCAGAAATTCTGGGGCTGGATCAACCTCTTTTGGTTTGGGCCATTGTTTCTGTTTCTGCTGCGCTTCGTGGGTGGTTACCGCTGCCTGAATCGTGAAGCGGTGCGCGAGAAGCTGGAAGGCATTCTGAAAGATCATCCGAACCGGCCCGTGCTCCTCTGCGCGAATCACATGACCATGATCGATTCGATGCTGATCACGCGCTTCCTCTTCCCGTTCCCGACCCTCTTCACCCACTTCGAACGCTTTCCCTGGAACATTCCCGAGCTGCAGAACTTTGGGGTCAACCCTTTGACAAGGCTGATGTGTTACCTCGGCAAGTGCGTGTACGTGGAGCGGAGCGGCTCTGTGGAATCGCGGAAGCTTTCGTGGTCGAAGGTCACCTGGCTCAATCATCAGGGTGATTTCATCTGCGTTTTTCCCGAAGGCGGTCGCACCCGCATCGGTCGCGTCGATCGTGACGCCGCTGTCTACGGCGTGGGTCAGCTGATTCAGGATAACCCAAGAACCCTCGTCGTCTGCGTTTACCTGCGTGGCAAGGGCCAGGACAATTACAGTTTCTTTCCGCGCTACGGCGAGGAATTTTTCCTGGACGTCGAAGTCTGCGACTGCAAAGTGATTCCGGGCCGTCGCGGCCAGAAGGAAATCACGATGCAGATGTTTGATAGCCTTGAAAACCTGGAGAAGAATTATTTTGCGGCTCGGCAATGA